Proteins encoded in a region of the Rothia mucilaginosa genome:
- the purB gene encoding adenylosuccinate lyase, whose amino-acid sequence MSHTNNTFLPSGRIDLGTGELALGPLDGRYASVTAPLTNYLSEAALNRDRIHVEVEWFIYLCEHEVLPGLSPLSEEQKKGLRAIVTDFNADSVAELAEIEAVTVHDVKAVEYYIGRRLEGLGLGHLVPLVHFGCTSEDINNLAYALGIKDAVENVWIPAAEELIAVLLKLAEEGRNVPMLCRTHGQPATPSTLGKELGVLAYRLKRQVKHVKAIEFLGKINGATGTYAAHYASVPSADWQKISRGFVEHLGLTWNPLTTQIESHDWQAELYSDIAHFNRVLHNLCTDVWSYISIGFFRQIPVAGATGSSTMPHKVNPIRFENAEANLELSNALLDSLGSTLVTSRWQRDLTDSSAQRNIGVAFGHSVLAISNVVKGLERLDIATEVISADLDANWEVLAEAIQMVMRAEAIAGVPGMENPYERLKELTRGHRVDAARLKEFVATLGLSPEAEARLSALTPHTYNGIAAQLLDHAKNA is encoded by the coding sequence ATGTCTCACACCAATAACACCTTCTTGCCTTCTGGCCGTATTGATCTGGGCACCGGCGAACTTGCGCTGGGCCCCCTGGACGGACGCTACGCTTCCGTGACCGCACCCCTGACCAACTACCTCTCTGAGGCGGCGCTGAACCGCGACCGCATCCACGTTGAGGTTGAGTGGTTCATTTACCTGTGCGAGCACGAGGTGCTGCCGGGTCTGTCCCCGCTGAGCGAGGAGCAGAAGAAGGGCCTGCGCGCCATTGTGACCGATTTCAACGCTGATTCTGTCGCTGAGCTGGCAGAGATTGAGGCAGTCACCGTTCACGATGTGAAGGCGGTCGAGTACTACATTGGCCGCCGTCTGGAGGGTCTGGGCCTGGGTCACCTGGTGCCGCTGGTTCACTTCGGTTGCACCTCCGAGGACATTAACAACCTCGCCTACGCGCTGGGCATCAAGGACGCCGTTGAGAACGTGTGGATTCCTGCCGCTGAGGAGCTGATTGCGGTTCTGCTGAAGCTGGCTGAGGAAGGGCGCAACGTGCCGATGCTGTGCCGCACTCACGGCCAGCCGGCAACCCCCTCCACCCTGGGTAAGGAGCTGGGCGTGCTCGCCTACCGTCTGAAGCGCCAGGTCAAGCACGTGAAGGCTATCGAGTTCCTGGGCAAGATTAACGGTGCGACCGGCACCTACGCTGCTCACTATGCGTCGGTGCCTAGCGCTGATTGGCAGAAGATTTCTCGTGGTTTTGTGGAGCACCTGGGCCTGACCTGGAACCCGCTGACCACTCAGATTGAGTCGCACGACTGGCAGGCTGAGCTGTACTCGGATATCGCTCACTTCAACCGTGTGCTGCACAACCTCTGCACCGATGTGTGGAGCTACATTTCGATTGGTTTCTTCCGTCAGATTCCGGTGGCTGGTGCGACCGGTTCGTCGACTATGCCGCACAAGGTGAACCCGATTCGCTTTGAGAATGCGGAGGCTAACCTGGAGCTGTCCAACGCTCTGCTGGATTCGCTGGGTTCGACTCTGGTGACTTCTCGTTGGCAGCGTGACCTGACTGACTCGTCGGCGCAGCGCAATATTGGTGTGGCGTTTGGTCACTCGGTGCTGGCTATCTCCAATGTAGTGAAGGGTCTTGAGCGTCTGGATATTGCGACCGAGGTTATTTCCGCTGACCTGGATGCGAACTGGGAGGTTCTGGCTGAGGCGATCCAGATGGTGATGCGTGCTGAGGCTATCGCGGGTGTTCCCGGCATGGAGAACCCGTACGAGCGTCTGAAGGAGCTGACTCGCGGTCACCGCGTGGATGCCGCTCGTCTGAAGGAGTTCGTGGCCACTCTGGGCCTCTCCCCCGAGGCTGAGGCGCGTCTGTCGGCTCTGACTCCGCACACCTATAACGGTATTGCGGCTCAGCTGCTGGATCACGCGAAGAACGCTTAG
- a CDS encoding ABC transporter substrate-binding protein: MNTIVDTAPPPAPQLPRIEPTDILRAAGHMGIGTAAGHALAEQLMAAAALARAKGAELSHRMRTEAQEIRTAHQRANELNGDHWASEAGRAYRRQLEEHREKIRNQAEQAESAAAMIAAAGEELANDLTTKAQAIEAAASAVDNLLGKLADGAADILEKLNPGEIIAKSGVQKAQSALDSLMHVNLPDGLSSLIRTH; this comes from the coding sequence ATGAACACAATCGTCGACACCGCACCGCCTCCCGCACCCCAGCTGCCCCGCATCGAACCAACCGATATCCTCCGCGCAGCAGGACACATGGGCATCGGCACCGCAGCCGGACACGCCCTCGCCGAGCAACTCATGGCAGCCGCCGCGCTCGCCCGCGCCAAAGGCGCAGAACTCTCCCACCGGATGCGCACCGAAGCCCAAGAAATCCGCACCGCACACCAACGCGCCAACGAACTCAACGGCGACCACTGGGCATCCGAAGCCGGACGCGCCTACCGGCGACAACTTGAAGAACACCGCGAAAAAATCCGCAACCAAGCCGAACAAGCCGAAAGCGCCGCCGCCATGATTGCCGCCGCCGGCGAAGAACTCGCCAACGACCTCACCACCAAAGCGCAGGCAATCGAAGCCGCCGCCTCCGCCGTAGATAACCTACTCGGCAAGCTCGCAGACGGTGCCGCCGACATCCTCGAAAAACTCAACCCCGGCGAAATTATCGCCAAATCAGGCGTGCAAAAAGCCCAGTCAGCGCTCGATTCGCTCATGCACGTGAACCTGCCCGACGGGCTGAGCTCGCTCATCCGAACCCACTAA
- a CDS encoding thiamine pyrophosphate-dependent enzyme, whose product MHENDKYPGVPERIQLMDENGTVHEHPTYSRYIEDVNADTLREAYRLMYTTRRFDDEATALQRQGQLALWVPSRGQEAAQVGSALAYAPNDYIFPSYREHAVALTRGVDFRDLITIFRGSTTHGWDMKAHNFHTYTKVLAAQTLHAVGYAMGLNFDADIEAETGTRRTGQGQATDPTEDTQKPAVAVYFGDGSSTEGDAHESMVFAASYNAPVLFFVQNNRWAISVPFEVQSRVPVSTRAAGYGFEGIRVDGNDVLAVLAATRYAMEKIRAGEGPVLIEAETYRLGPHTTADDPTKYRTDADLEGPLRRDPMLRLEKHLREQGYADDAFFEEVAESAQQVANGVREAVLNSEVADFEYFFDRVYVQEHQQVEDDREFYRNYVAGFEEE is encoded by the coding sequence ATGCACGAGAACGACAAGTACCCGGGAGTGCCCGAACGCATCCAGCTCATGGATGAAAACGGCACCGTACACGAACACCCCACCTACAGCCGGTACATCGAAGACGTCAACGCAGACACCCTGCGCGAGGCATACCGCCTCATGTACACCACCCGCCGATTCGACGACGAGGCAACCGCCCTGCAGCGCCAGGGTCAGCTCGCCCTCTGGGTGCCCAGCCGAGGCCAGGAAGCCGCACAGGTCGGCTCCGCACTCGCCTACGCACCCAACGACTACATCTTCCCCTCCTACCGCGAGCACGCCGTCGCCTTGACGCGTGGCGTGGACTTCCGCGACCTGATCACCATCTTCCGCGGCTCCACCACCCACGGCTGGGACATGAAGGCACACAACTTCCACACCTACACCAAGGTGCTTGCGGCCCAGACCCTGCACGCAGTCGGCTACGCCATGGGCCTGAACTTCGACGCCGATATCGAGGCTGAAACCGGCACCCGCCGCACCGGTCAGGGCCAGGCAACCGACCCCACCGAGGACACCCAGAAGCCCGCCGTGGCGGTCTACTTCGGTGATGGCTCCTCCACCGAGGGTGACGCACACGAATCCATGGTTTTCGCCGCCTCCTATAACGCGCCGGTGCTCTTCTTCGTGCAGAACAACCGCTGGGCTATCTCCGTGCCCTTCGAGGTGCAGTCCCGCGTTCCGGTGTCCACCCGCGCCGCAGGCTACGGCTTCGAGGGTATTCGCGTTGACGGCAACGACGTTCTCGCCGTACTGGCTGCAACCCGCTACGCCATGGAAAAGATTCGCGCCGGCGAAGGCCCCGTGCTGATTGAGGCTGAAACCTACCGCCTCGGCCCGCACACCACCGCGGATGACCCCACCAAGTACCGCACCGATGCCGACCTGGAAGGTCCCCTGCGCCGCGACCCCATGCTTCGCCTGGAGAAGCACCTGCGCGAGCAGGGCTACGCCGATGATGCCTTCTTCGAAGAGGTTGCAGAATCTGCGCAGCAGGTCGCGAACGGCGTGCGTGAGGCAGTGCTGAACTCTGAGGTTGCCGACTTTGAGTATTTCTTCGACCGCGTCTACGTGCAGGAACACCAGCAGGTGGAAGACGACCGCGAGTTCTACCGTAACTACGTTGCAGGCTTTGAAGAGGAGTAA
- a CDS encoding sugar O-acetyltransferase — MHIPQRPTGETFNRMTNGSVYMPDAECAAQFKRIYAATVLAEEHYARGEQAQAMHVYREHLGHLGEHAHIRPGARFDYGVNTYIGNGSFFNFGTVFLDVCPIRIGSTVLVGSNVQFMTPTHPLHPGDRADYWEAGAPITVEDNVWIGSGAIILGGVTIGKNSVIGAGTVVTKDVPANSLVVGNPGRVIRTLGENERPAHPHTFSAEAMEEARAFYADRAL; from the coding sequence ATGCACATCCCGCAGCGCCCCACCGGCGAGACCTTCAACCGCATGACCAACGGTTCCGTCTACATGCCCGACGCCGAATGCGCCGCACAGTTCAAGCGCATCTACGCTGCAACCGTCCTCGCCGAAGAACACTACGCACGCGGCGAGCAGGCGCAGGCAATGCACGTCTACCGTGAACACCTCGGCCACCTGGGCGAACACGCCCACATCCGCCCCGGCGCACGCTTCGACTACGGCGTGAACACCTACATCGGTAACGGCTCCTTCTTCAACTTCGGCACCGTCTTCCTGGACGTCTGCCCGATCCGCATCGGCTCCACCGTACTGGTTGGCAGCAACGTACAGTTCATGACCCCCACCCACCCGCTCCACCCCGGCGACCGCGCCGACTACTGGGAAGCAGGCGCACCCATCACCGTTGAAGACAACGTCTGGATCGGTAGCGGAGCTATCATCCTGGGCGGCGTGACCATCGGCAAGAACTCCGTCATCGGCGCAGGCACCGTCGTCACCAAGGACGTCCCCGCTAACTCCCTCGTGGTGGGCAACCCCGGCCGCGTCATTCGTACCCTGGGCGAGAACGAGCGCCCCGCGCACCCGCACACCTTCTCCGCAGAAGCTATGGAAGAAGCACGCGCCTTCTACGCTGACCGCGCGCTCTAA
- a CDS encoding alpha-ketoacid dehydrogenase subunit beta — MSEKIERLTLAKAITRGLEDAMEADRTVVMLGEDIGKLGGVYRVTEGLQARFGNRRVMDAPLGESGIIGTSIGMALRGYRPVPEIQFDGFVFPAYNQITSQLAKIHNRTDKQYTVPVTIRIPYGGVIGSVEHHSESPEALFAHTAGLRIVTPSTPHEAYWMTRKAIECPDPVIIFEPKRRYWLKGEVDFSDTSFDPFSAQVVREGTDATIVAYGPLVPVALAAAEAAVEDGRSIEVIDLRSISPLDVPTVAASVAKTGRLIVAHEAPTFGGMGGELAAAITERCFYSLQAPVIRVGGYYMPYPISRVEEEYVPDIDRILEAVDRAFDY; from the coding sequence ATGAGCGAGAAAATTGAACGTTTGACCCTCGCCAAGGCGATTACCCGCGGCCTGGAAGACGCCATGGAAGCCGACCGCACCGTCGTCATGCTCGGTGAGGATATCGGCAAGCTCGGTGGTGTGTACCGTGTGACCGAGGGCCTGCAGGCGCGCTTCGGTAACCGCCGGGTCATGGATGCGCCCCTGGGTGAGTCCGGCATTATCGGCACCTCCATCGGTATGGCGCTGCGCGGCTACCGCCCCGTGCCGGAGATCCAGTTCGACGGCTTCGTGTTCCCCGCATACAACCAGATCACGAGCCAGCTGGCGAAGATTCACAACCGCACCGATAAGCAGTACACGGTGCCGGTGACTATCCGCATTCCGTACGGTGGCGTGATTGGTTCGGTGGAGCACCACTCCGAGTCCCCGGAAGCACTGTTCGCCCACACGGCGGGCCTGCGTATTGTGACTCCCTCGACTCCGCACGAGGCGTACTGGATGACCCGCAAGGCGATTGAGTGCCCGGATCCGGTCATTATTTTTGAGCCGAAGCGCCGTTACTGGCTCAAGGGCGAAGTGGACTTTAGCGATACTTCCTTTGATCCGTTCAGCGCCCAGGTGGTGCGTGAGGGTACGGATGCGACCATCGTTGCGTACGGTCCGCTGGTTCCGGTTGCTCTGGCTGCTGCGGAGGCTGCCGTGGAGGATGGCCGCTCGATTGAGGTCATTGACCTGCGCTCGATTTCGCCGCTGGATGTGCCGACCGTTGCTGCTTCGGTGGCGAAGACTGGCCGCCTGATTGTCGCGCACGAGGCGCCGACCTTCGGCGGTATGGGTGGCGAGCTGGCTGCGGCGATTACGGAGCGTTGCTTCTACAGCCTGCAGGCGCCAGTGATTCGCGTGGGTGGCTACTACATGCCGTACCCGATTTCCCGTGTTGAGGAAGAGTACGTGCCCGATATTGACCGTATTCTTGAGGCGGTTGACCGCGCTTTTGACTACTAG
- a CDS encoding histidinol-phosphate transaminase has protein sequence MSQSAEHANIPVRSVFNTLPSYAAGKPPAPVEGLTQYKLSSNENPLGPVPEVARVLAEFASVHRYPDPLSTALRQKLSARLGVDADDIVTGAGSLGALNQILKTFAGVNADGVQDEVIYAWRSFEAYPILVGIMGARSVQVPNLPDGSHDLDAMAAAITDRTRLILVCTPNNPTGPAVTESQIRAFLAKVPAHIPVVIDEAYFEFCAASTVPEGEEAPLNGMDIYHDYENVIILRTFSKAQGLAGLRVGYSISHPQITQHLRVAATPFAVTALAEAAAIASIEHEDAVMERVSHLVSERERVTARLRELGYDFPSTYANFVWLPLGERTSEFVQLMAEHALSVRAFGTEGVRVSIGEVEANDRFLSLCEVFAEGL, from the coding sequence ATGAGCCAGTCAGCTGAACACGCCAATATCCCGGTCCGCTCCGTCTTCAACACCCTGCCCAGCTACGCGGCAGGCAAGCCTCCCGCGCCCGTTGAAGGCCTCACCCAGTACAAGCTCTCCTCGAACGAGAACCCGCTGGGTCCCGTACCCGAGGTCGCGCGCGTCCTCGCAGAATTTGCGAGTGTGCACCGCTACCCCGACCCGCTCTCCACCGCCCTGCGTCAGAAGCTCTCCGCACGGCTCGGCGTGGACGCTGACGACATCGTCACCGGTGCCGGAAGCCTCGGCGCGCTCAACCAAATCCTCAAAACCTTCGCTGGCGTCAACGCCGACGGTGTGCAGGACGAAGTCATCTACGCCTGGCGCTCCTTCGAGGCATACCCGATCCTCGTCGGCATTATGGGCGCTCGCAGCGTGCAGGTGCCGAACCTGCCCGACGGCTCACACGACCTGGACGCCATGGCGGCAGCCATCACCGACCGCACCCGCCTGATCCTGGTCTGCACCCCCAACAACCCGACCGGCCCCGCCGTCACCGAAAGCCAGATCCGTGCGTTCCTGGCGAAGGTACCCGCCCACATTCCCGTGGTGATTGACGAGGCGTACTTCGAGTTCTGCGCCGCCTCCACCGTGCCGGAGGGCGAAGAAGCCCCGCTGAACGGCATGGACATCTACCACGACTACGAGAACGTCATCATTCTGCGCACCTTCTCCAAGGCGCAGGGCCTGGCGGGTCTGCGCGTGGGCTACTCGATTTCGCACCCGCAGATTACGCAGCACCTGCGCGTGGCGGCAACCCCGTTCGCCGTGACGGCGCTGGCTGAGGCGGCGGCTATCGCCTCCATCGAGCATGAGGATGCGGTGATGGAGCGTGTGAGCCACCTGGTCTCTGAGCGTGAGCGTGTGACCGCTCGACTGCGGGAGCTGGGCTACGATTTCCCGAGCACGTACGCGAACTTCGTGTGGCTACCCCTGGGGGAGCGCACGAGTGAGTTTGTGCAGCTGATGGCTGAGCATGCGCTGTCGGTGCGTGCGTTCGGTACTGAGGGTGTTCGCGTGAGTATTGGCGAGGTGGAGGCGAATGACCGTTTCCTCTCGCTCTGCGAGGTCTTCGCGGAGGGGCTCTAG
- a CDS encoding extensin: MPAIADGLDTVSRTCADRTMPILGIAAETRLFLGINGRAQQAAALCTGLAADLGMSAAKFGVTAAAVRAAHSSYLQVENTVAGWFDSMGIAKDGKLPDGRSTRDHFRGLIAGEPGEAEYLLKLTIPELGYFSASRMLPYSPIVAGIIFGFTAYMDAVWNPEIARQRIAGRLSAVTKIPQEFIEKVLAVGGVGIVGPLRDPDSDKKAHNMRTASADEYGVSAHSGEKDRLTVDASAERLQAAAKAQDQEFARSQQDPTKGERGAVLVTVMYEAGHEGDPAYALYVVSIPGTNFSSFGGSPMDVPGALREALGNDTLENPAYQMVLQALREAGAPQGARVYMEGFSQGGMIAYNMANSTEVAKEINIVGVYAQASPLRGLPAKRRDFGVDYVEGDGDPVPDSALREGGWSPDERDTAITVSNFKHDGGAYRETLQREGYGHQTLGALRAAMGDKDYVQGEQKVTSGSAMPDGYTFEERLNEYGLRGARYTQQALDAGVQLDPRFYYEAADQYTDGELHRVDSVVRGNVENTRQKIEDTVSDVQQGMEIAKQRAEGLQREAGETVQAAAGQIPAIIEGVKKTLPHPEPTPQEKPQSPKPAWPETPVPQMPKMPLLQGYNPQNIPPAINMPADLNRPEPAPIKLPARIEAEGQLPPAGLIPPDILPKPADLHTHIEKAVTQPIIDHMQLPNAGSVLQDPFLGPRQGGDYDGGESLIPTLPDLKPVPMPMFPPENIDPGFLAPAPPEDLNPLEEREPMAV, translated from the coding sequence ATGCCCGCCATTGCCGACGGGCTCGACACCGTCAGCCGTACCTGCGCCGACCGCACCATGCCGATTCTCGGCATCGCCGCCGAAACCAGGCTCTTCCTCGGCATCAATGGACGTGCCCAGCAGGCTGCCGCCCTCTGCACCGGCCTCGCCGCAGACCTCGGTATGAGTGCCGCAAAGTTCGGCGTCACCGCAGCCGCCGTCCGAGCCGCCCACAGCTCCTACCTGCAGGTCGAAAACACCGTCGCAGGCTGGTTCGATTCCATGGGCATTGCAAAGGACGGCAAGCTGCCCGACGGACGCAGCACCCGAGACCACTTCCGCGGCCTCATCGCCGGAGAACCTGGCGAAGCTGAATACCTCTTGAAGCTCACCATTCCCGAGCTCGGGTACTTCTCGGCCTCTCGGATGCTGCCGTATTCGCCTATCGTCGCGGGTATTATCTTCGGTTTCACCGCCTATATGGATGCCGTATGGAACCCCGAAATTGCCCGTCAGCGTATTGCTGGCCGGCTCTCCGCCGTGACAAAAATACCCCAGGAATTTATTGAAAAAGTTTTGGCAGTAGGCGGAGTTGGAATCGTCGGTCCCCTCCGTGATCCGGATTCTGATAAGAAAGCGCATAACATGCGCACAGCCTCAGCTGATGAGTACGGGGTTAGCGCACATTCCGGTGAGAAAGACCGTCTCACAGTGGATGCTAGTGCTGAACGTCTGCAGGCAGCCGCTAAGGCGCAGGACCAGGAGTTTGCACGCTCCCAACAGGACCCGACTAAGGGTGAACGCGGTGCCGTGCTCGTCACCGTCATGTACGAAGCAGGACACGAAGGCGATCCCGCCTATGCCCTGTACGTCGTGAGTATTCCGGGCACTAACTTTTCTTCCTTTGGTGGGTCTCCTATGGATGTCCCTGGGGCTCTTCGCGAAGCACTGGGTAACGATACTCTGGAGAACCCCGCCTATCAGATGGTTCTGCAAGCTCTCCGTGAAGCCGGAGCACCTCAGGGCGCCCGTGTGTACATGGAAGGCTTCAGCCAGGGAGGCATGATTGCCTACAACATGGCGAATAGTACTGAAGTCGCTAAAGAGATCAATATTGTGGGTGTCTACGCTCAAGCTTCCCCGCTACGAGGTCTACCGGCTAAACGTCGTGACTTTGGAGTTGACTACGTGGAAGGAGATGGAGACCCGGTTCCTGACTCCGCTCTGAGAGAGGGTGGATGGAGCCCCGATGAACGCGATACCGCAATTACGGTCTCAAATTTCAAACATGACGGAGGGGCATATAGGGAAACCCTGCAACGCGAAGGATACGGACACCAAACTCTGGGTGCTCTCAGAGCAGCCATGGGCGACAAGGATTATGTGCAAGGGGAACAAAAGGTCACCTCGGGCTCCGCTATGCCAGATGGTTACACGTTTGAAGAACGTCTGAACGAGTATGGATTACGTGGGGCTAGGTACACTCAACAGGCTCTTGATGCTGGGGTACAACTTGATCCTCGATTTTATTACGAGGCCGCAGACCAATATACAGATGGAGAACTACACCGAGTAGATAGTGTAGTGCGTGGCAACGTCGAAAATACTCGGCAGAAAATCGAAGATACCGTCTCCGATGTCCAGCAGGGCATGGAGATTGCCAAGCAGAGGGCCGAGGGCCTCCAGCGAGAAGCTGGAGAAACCGTACAGGCGGCTGCTGGGCAAATCCCCGCCATCATTGAGGGCGTCAAAAAGACCCTCCCTCACCCCGAGCCGACTCCGCAGGAAAAGCCTCAGAGTCCGAAGCCTGCATGGCCCGAAACCCCTGTGCCGCAGATGCCCAAGATGCCCCTCCTGCAGGGATACAACCCGCAGAATATTCCGCCCGCCATCAATATGCCGGCGGATCTGAACCGTCCGGAGCCTGCGCCCATCAAGTTGCCCGCCCGCATCGAGGCAGAGGGTCAGCTGCCCCCTGCAGGTCTAATCCCGCCGGATATTCTGCCCAAACCCGCAGACCTGCATACGCACATCGAAAAGGCTGTTACTCAGCCAATCATCGATCACATGCAGCTCCCTAACGCTGGTTCTGTGCTCCAGGATCCGTTCCTCGGGCCCCGACAGGGTGGAGACTACGACGGTGGCGAGTCGCTCATCCCGACCCTGCCGGACCTGAAGCCTGTGCCCATGCCAATGTTCCCGCCCGAGAACATTGACCCCGGGTTCCTCGCACCGGCTCCGCCCGAGGATCTGAATCCTCTCGAGGAGCGCGAACCTATGGCGGTCTAA
- a CDS encoding dihydrolipoamide acetyltransferase family protein yields MSQIFPLPDVGEGLTEAEILSWKVAVGTEVAINDVLVEIETAKSVVELPSPFAGTVEALLVAEGETVEVGTPIISISGGDNAPATPAAPAAAEAESGTALVGSGPKADAVKRRARKRPASASQPAQAAAAPVAPAVQAPVAHTPADSANRNQGLLSELAERASRFVENTPLNSVVQRLAPEPAAAPAPTLAPEQVPHRPTLAPPPVRLAAKELGVDLANVTATGARGQVTKQDLMNYVAHLSDVQHSGAGQPFWQPATTPGDRIERIPVRGVRKATAKAMVASAFSAPHVSIFVDVDASRTMEFVKRLKKSRHFEGVKVTPLLVLAAAVIWAAERNPQVNATWTDSEIQIKHFVNLGIAAATPRGLMVPNIKDAQELSLRELAVALNNLTTRAREGKTQPAEMANGTLTITNIGSLGIDTGTPIINPGEVAIVAFGTIKQKPWVVDGEVIPRWVTTLGGSFDHRVVDGDLSARFMADVAAILEEPALLLDH; encoded by the coding sequence ATGTCCCAGATTTTCCCGCTCCCTGATGTGGGTGAAGGCCTGACCGAAGCAGAAATCCTCAGCTGGAAGGTAGCGGTCGGCACCGAGGTCGCCATCAACGACGTCCTCGTCGAAATTGAAACCGCGAAGAGCGTTGTGGAACTTCCCTCGCCCTTCGCCGGCACCGTCGAGGCGCTGCTCGTTGCCGAAGGCGAAACCGTTGAGGTGGGCACCCCGATCATCAGCATCTCCGGCGGCGACAACGCACCCGCCACCCCGGCGGCACCCGCCGCGGCAGAGGCTGAGTCCGGCACCGCACTGGTCGGCTCCGGCCCCAAGGCGGACGCTGTGAAGCGTCGCGCCCGCAAGCGCCCCGCCTCCGCATCCCAGCCCGCACAGGCTGCTGCGGCACCGGTCGCACCGGCTGTTCAGGCACCCGTGGCGCACACCCCCGCCGACTCTGCGAACCGCAACCAGGGCCTGCTGAGCGAGCTGGCTGAGCGCGCCTCCCGTTTTGTGGAGAACACCCCGCTGAACTCGGTGGTGCAGCGTCTGGCGCCCGAGCCCGCAGCAGCTCCCGCACCGACTTTGGCTCCCGAGCAGGTTCCGCACCGCCCGACCCTCGCGCCGCCTCCGGTGCGTCTTGCCGCAAAGGAGCTGGGTGTTGATCTGGCGAACGTGACCGCTACCGGTGCGCGCGGCCAGGTGACCAAGCAGGACCTCATGAACTATGTGGCGCATCTGAGCGATGTGCAGCATAGCGGCGCCGGCCAGCCCTTCTGGCAGCCCGCAACCACCCCCGGTGACCGCATTGAGCGCATCCCGGTGCGTGGTGTGCGTAAGGCGACCGCGAAGGCAATGGTAGCTTCGGCATTTAGCGCCCCGCACGTGTCCATCTTCGTGGATGTTGATGCCTCCCGCACCATGGAGTTCGTGAAGCGTTTGAAGAAGTCTCGCCACTTTGAGGGCGTGAAGGTTACCCCGCTGCTGGTGCTTGCTGCCGCGGTCATTTGGGCTGCTGAGCGTAACCCGCAGGTCAATGCGACCTGGACCGATAGCGAAATCCAGATTAAGCACTTCGTGAACCTGGGTATTGCTGCGGCAACCCCGCGCGGCCTGATGGTCCCGAACATTAAGGACGCTCAGGAGCTGTCCCTGCGTGAGCTGGCGGTTGCGCTGAACAACCTGACTACTCGCGCCCGTGAGGGTAAGACTCAGCCCGCTGAGATGGCGAACGGTACCCTGACCATTACGAATATTGGTTCGCTGGGCATTGATACGGGTACCCCGATTATTAATCCCGGTGAGGTGGCAATCGTTGCCTTCGGTACGATCAAGCAGAAGCCGTGGGTTGTTGATGGTGAGGTTATTCCTCGCTGGGTGACGACCCTGGGTGGCTCGTTCGACCACCGTGTGGTGGATGGCGACCTGTCGGCTCGTTTTATGGCTGATGTGGCTGCGATTCTTGAGGAGCCTGCCTTGCTGCTGGATCACTAG